From the Oncorhynchus nerka isolate Pitt River linkage group LG20, Oner_Uvic_2.0, whole genome shotgun sequence genome, one window contains:
- the LOC135562833 gene encoding putative nuclease HARBI1, whose translation MSSSPSLATEDSVTSKRSSIGLQMVCNADCVISNVVAKWPGSVHDSRIFRASEIYQCLSQGEFSGVLLGDRGYGCQPFLLTPFTDPQEAQQAYAHARTRARVEMTFGLLKARFHCLHKLRVSPVRACDITVACAVLHNVACLRKERAPRVPPAMDWDNPVIFPDDDSGRLLRDQYVLNYFS comes from the exons atgtcttcatctccttccctggccacagaagactctgtgacatcaaagaggagttctataggattgcag atggtctgcaatgctgactgtgtgatcagcaatgttgtggcaaaatggcctggctcagtccatgactccagaatctttcgggcctctgaaatctatcagtgcctatcacaag gtgaattctctggtgtgttgctgggagacagggggtatggctgccagccttttctcctgacacctttcacagacccccaggaagcacagcaggcctatgcccatgccaggaccagggccagagttgaaatgacctttggcctcctgaaggcacgctttcactgccttcacaaattaagggtcagccctgttagggcatgtgatattactgtggcttgtgctgtcctccacaatgtggcctgcctgaggaaggagagggcccccagagtgccaccagccatggactgggacaatccggtaatcttccctgatgacgacagtggtcggctgctgagggaccaatatgtgttgaattattttagttag